From a single Sediminibacterium sp. KACHI17 genomic region:
- a CDS encoding DUF2975 domain-containing protein produces MLKKYQPLKEKAMYTRIKLTAWTMIIFCSLLAIMSLSNDSEITVPVQPTLEAPFYDSVYKTYGISAVQVSGNFVIKETHFVQRLLIPAQFLEFDILSCVLLIVLSTIILKLLPHIHSQALFKTDISHWIGYIGWALMLFWLLDTARIFFYAMPEIKRLTNNEFVFRRTGYLMFPLQFWLGIGILWVSRLYKNAFRLKQEQELTI; encoded by the coding sequence ATGTTGAAGAAATACCAGCCATTAAAAGAGAAAGCCATGTATACAAGGATTAAATTAACTGCATGGACCATGATTATTTTTTGCTCCTTGTTGGCAATCATGAGCTTAAGTAATGATAGTGAAATCACTGTTCCTGTTCAGCCTACTTTGGAAGCCCCTTTCTATGATAGTGTGTATAAAACCTATGGTATTAGCGCAGTTCAGGTATCTGGGAATTTTGTGATCAAAGAGACTCATTTCGTACAACGTCTATTAATACCTGCGCAATTTCTGGAATTCGATATACTAAGTTGTGTATTACTCATTGTTTTATCTACCATTATTTTGAAACTGCTACCCCATATACATAGTCAGGCCTTATTCAAAACAGATATCAGTCATTGGATAGGATACATTGGCTGGGCACTCATGCTCTTTTGGTTATTGGATACCGCCAGGATATTTTTTTATGCCATGCCTGAAATTAAAAGGCTTACAAACAATGAGTTCGTATTCCGCAGAACCGGCTACTTAATGTTTCCCTTGCAATTCTGGCTTGGTATCGGCATACTTTGGGTGAGCAGGTTATACAAAAACGCATTTCGCTTGAAACAGGAACAAGAACTTACTATTTAA
- a CDS encoding helicase HerA-like domain-containing protein, whose amino-acid sequence MPDKQAFLQSITTGYTFKGEHVKIGMGMIDGEVVEGAPISLPLKTMNRHGLIAGATGTGKTKTLQMISEYLSDNSVPVLLMDIKGDLSGIATAGTVNDKLIERSKKLGIDFTPTAFPVELLTLSNEPGVRLRATVSEFGPVLLSKILGLNDTQGGLVAVIFKYCDDHQMPLLNLKDFIKVLQYIGNEGKAEIEKEYGKISTTSTGTILRKVIELQQQGADVFFGEKSFEVEDLMRISDDGRGMINVLRVTDMQDRPKLFSTFMLQLLAELYASCPEEGDMDKPKLILFIDEAHLVFNEASEALLQQIETVIKLIRSKGIGIFFCTQNPQDIPAAILSQLGLKIQHALRAFTAADRKTIKQAAENFPETDFYETDELLTQLGIGEAFVTLLNEKGIPTPLVHTMLCAPRSRMDVLTDAEINQLVQSSKLAAKYSKEIDSESAYEILTAKLEEAAERSKEMAATEEPKQSGRPKKEESFFDNPVVRQVGRTAASVITRSLLGALGLGGRSRSTRRR is encoded by the coding sequence ATGCCAGACAAACAGGCTTTTTTACAATCCATTACAACAGGTTATACTTTCAAAGGGGAGCATGTGAAAATTGGGATGGGGATGATCGATGGAGAAGTGGTGGAAGGCGCACCCATTTCGCTCCCATTGAAAACAATGAACCGTCATGGTTTGATCGCCGGTGCTACGGGTACCGGTAAAACCAAGACCTTACAAATGATCAGTGAATATTTAAGTGATAACAGCGTACCTGTTTTATTGATGGATATCAAAGGCGATCTCAGCGGTATTGCCACAGCAGGAACCGTGAATGATAAACTGATCGAGCGAAGTAAGAAATTAGGAATCGATTTTACCCCAACAGCATTTCCGGTTGAGCTACTTACGTTGAGCAATGAGCCCGGCGTTCGTTTACGTGCAACGGTTAGTGAATTCGGTCCGGTTTTGTTGAGTAAAATATTAGGGTTGAATGATACGCAAGGTGGACTCGTAGCTGTGATCTTTAAATATTGTGACGACCATCAAATGCCTTTGTTGAATCTGAAAGATTTCATCAAAGTATTACAATACATCGGTAATGAAGGCAAGGCGGAAATAGAAAAGGAATACGGTAAGATCTCCACTACTTCTACCGGTACCATTCTTCGTAAAGTGATTGAGTTACAACAACAGGGTGCGGATGTTTTCTTTGGTGAAAAAAGTTTTGAAGTGGAAGATCTCATGCGCATCAGTGATGATGGTAGAGGTATGATCAATGTTTTACGGGTAACCGATATGCAAGACAGACCCAAGCTGTTTTCCACTTTTATGCTGCAATTATTGGCAGAGTTATATGCCAGTTGCCCGGAAGAAGGGGACATGGATAAACCCAAACTTATTTTATTTATTGATGAAGCACATTTGGTCTTCAATGAAGCTTCAGAGGCTTTGTTACAACAGATCGAGACCGTGATCAAGTTGATACGATCAAAGGGCATCGGTATTTTCTTTTGTACACAAAATCCTCAAGATATACCTGCTGCTATTTTGAGTCAGTTGGGTTTAAAAATTCAGCATGCATTACGTGCGTTTACGGCTGCAGACAGAAAAACCATCAAACAAGCGGCAGAAAATTTTCCTGAAACGGATTTTTATGAAACCGATGAATTATTAACTCAACTAGGTATCGGCGAAGCATTTGTAACCTTACTGAATGAAAAAGGTATTCCTACACCGTTGGTACATACGATGCTATGTGCTCCCAGAAGCAGGATGGATGTATTGACAGATGCAGAGATCAATCAGTTGGTTCAATCCAGCAAATTAGCCGCCAAGTATAGTAAAGAGATCGATAGTGAAAGTGCGTATGAAATATTAACAGCTAAACTGGAGGAAGCAGCAGAGCGATCAAAAGAAATGGCAGCTACAGAAGAACCTAAGCAAAGTGGCAGACCTAAAAAAGAAGAAAGCTTTTTTGATAACCCTGTTGTTCGTCAGGTAGGAAGAACGGCTGCCAGTGTGATTACCAGAAGTTTGTTAGGTGCTTTAGGATTGGGCGGAAGATCCAGATCAACAAGAAGAAGATGA
- a CDS encoding four helix bundle protein, producing MNIAEGSSRKSTIERKRYYEISRGSLIEIDDVTEAAFDLSYLSKEQITSLSLHLNQCFASLSGLIK from the coding sequence TTGAACATCGCAGAAGGCTCATCAAGAAAATCGACCATCGAGAGAAAAAGATACTATGAAATTTCCAGAGGATCATTAATTGAAATTGATGATGTAACTGAGGCAGCTTTTGATTTATCTTATCTATCAAAAGAACAAATTACCAGCTTATCACTACATTTGAATCAGTGTTTTGCTTCACTGAGCGGCTTAATAAAATAA
- a CDS encoding helix-turn-helix transcriptional regulator produces MLARRKMSLTELSERVGITIANMSILKSGRAKAIRFSTLEEICRILDCQPGDILEYMDEESYRKLFER; encoded by the coding sequence ATGCTTGCCCGACGAAAAATGAGTCTGACCGAACTCAGCGAACGGGTAGGTATCACCATTGCAAATATGAGCATTCTCAAAAGTGGAAGGGCCAAAGCCATTCGTTTCTCCACCCTAGAAGAAATCTGCCGCATCCTAGATTGCCAACCCGGCGATATTTTGGAGTATATGGATGAGGAGAGTTATAGGAAGTTGTTTGAGAGATGA
- a CDS encoding cytochrome c peroxidase — protein MKKTAGCIFLLSTLIIAVSAFITPPPITTKAALGKKLFNDKILSKDHSISCASCHLPEYGFSDTLAFSKGIEGSATTRNTPSVLNMKNRPYFFWDGRAASLEEQALMPIAHPDEMGLPIKEAVARLNANKEYRQLFLRIFKALPNSRNLGAAFAAFERTLETDSSRFDAYIDDLIAFTDAEERGRKLFISEKTKCFDCHRGPDFTDDQFKNIGLFDGYALNDSGRYLITRKKEDLGKFKTPGLRNIALTAPYMHNGMFQTLEEVVEYYNNPGAFVLNPINIDSTLAEPLSLSKQEKADLVAFLKTLTDKRFLKQR, from the coding sequence ATGAAGAAAACAGCCGGATGTATTTTTTTGTTGTCTACATTGATCATCGCTGTTTCTGCATTTATTACCCCACCTCCCATTACTACCAAAGCCGCGCTCGGAAAAAAGTTATTCAACGACAAAATCCTTTCCAAAGACCATTCTATCAGTTGCGCCAGTTGTCATTTACCGGAATATGGTTTTTCTGATACCCTAGCTTTCAGTAAAGGTATTGAAGGAAGTGCTACCACCAGAAATACTCCATCGGTACTCAACATGAAAAATCGTCCTTATTTTTTCTGGGACGGAAGAGCCGCATCACTGGAAGAGCAAGCCTTGATGCCGATCGCACATCCGGATGAAATGGGACTACCCATCAAAGAAGCGGTTGCCCGTTTGAATGCTAATAAAGAATACAGACAGCTTTTTTTACGCATCTTTAAAGCATTACCCAATAGCCGAAATCTTGGTGCGGCATTCGCCGCCTTTGAACGCACACTGGAAACGGATAGCAGCAGATTCGACGCTTATATCGATGACCTGATTGCTTTCACTGATGCAGAGGAAAGAGGAAGGAAATTATTTATCAGTGAAAAGACCAAATGCTTTGACTGTCATCGCGGACCTGATTTTACAGACGATCAGTTCAAGAATATCGGATTATTTGATGGCTATGCATTGAATGACTCGGGACGTTATCTCATTACCAGAAAAAAAGAAGACCTCGGAAAATTTAAAACGCCCGGTTTAAGAAATATTGCACTTACTGCTCCTTATATGCATAATGGCATGTTTCAGACATTGGAAGAAGTAGTGGAATATTATAACAATCCAGGAGCCTTTGTATTGAATCCAATCAACATCGATAGTACACTTGCGGAACCTTTGAGTCTGAGCAAACAGGAAAAAGCAGACTTGGTCGCTTTTTTGAAAACCTTAACAGATAAGCGTTTTCTAAAACAGCGTTGA
- a CDS encoding co-chaperone GroES family protein, whose protein sequence is MLLTSDNKWKKLIVIGDRVLVRPSKPDEQTASGLYLPPGVQEREKVQQGYIIKTGPGYAIPMPVDDEPWKTEDEQVKYVPLQAKEGDLAIFLLSGATEVMYENEKYFIVPQSAILMLEREEEL, encoded by the coding sequence ATGCTGTTAACATCTGACAACAAGTGGAAAAAACTGATTGTGATTGGAGATCGGGTATTGGTTCGTCCATCAAAACCTGATGAGCAAACAGCCAGTGGCTTATACCTACCGCCCGGTGTTCAGGAAAGGGAAAAAGTACAGCAGGGATATATCATTAAAACAGGCCCGGGGTATGCTATTCCCATGCCTGTAGATGATGAACCCTGGAAAACGGAAGATGAGCAGGTAAAATATGTACCGCTGCAAGCCAAAGAAGGAGATCTGGCCATCTTTCTGCTGAGTGGCGCCACAGAAGTGATGTATGAAAATGAAAAATATTTCATCGTTCCCCAAAGCGCGATTTTGATGTTGGAGAGGGAGGAGGAGTTATAG
- a CDS encoding 2-hydroxyacid dehydrogenase encodes MKITFFSSQPYDRSFFEKFNDSIGFELNFLDVSLDEHTAVMAKNATAVCVFVNDKVTAAVIQQLAEMGVKVIALRCAGFNNVDLESARKYGIRVCRVPAYSPEAVAEHAVAMILTLNRKTHKAYNRVREQNFSLNGLLGFNLHGKTIGVVGTGNIGQAFCRIMLGFGCTVKAFDLIANKEMESIGVTYHPLMEVLNTDIISLHCPLNEQTRHLIQDETLAYVKPGAMLINTGRGGLIDTKSIINALKKGQIGSLGIDVYEQEEKLFFRDLSANIIQDDDIQRLMSFPNVLITAHQAFFTDEALSQIASTTLNNVLQLAKNSNLKDQAALLV; translated from the coding sequence ATGAAGATCACTTTTTTCTCCTCACAACCCTATGATCGTAGTTTCTTTGAAAAATTCAATGATTCTATCGGCTTTGAACTAAATTTTTTGGACGTTTCACTGGATGAGCATACTGCGGTAATGGCAAAGAATGCAACAGCAGTTTGTGTATTCGTAAATGATAAAGTAACTGCTGCTGTCATTCAGCAATTGGCTGAAATGGGCGTAAAAGTAATTGCGCTTCGTTGCGCAGGTTTCAATAATGTAGACCTGGAAAGTGCGCGTAAATATGGTATTCGGGTTTGTCGTGTACCGGCATATTCACCGGAAGCAGTAGCAGAACATGCTGTTGCCATGATCCTCACCCTTAATCGCAAAACACATAAAGCTTATAACCGTGTCAGAGAACAGAATTTTTCTTTGAATGGATTACTCGGTTTTAATCTGCATGGAAAAACGATCGGCGTGGTTGGCACAGGTAATATCGGACAAGCTTTTTGCAGAATCATGCTGGGGTTTGGTTGTACAGTAAAAGCCTTTGATCTCATCGCGAATAAAGAAATGGAATCTATCGGCGTAACATATCATCCGCTGATGGAAGTGCTGAATACTGATATCATCTCATTGCATTGCCCATTGAATGAACAAACGAGACACCTGATACAAGATGAAACACTGGCTTATGTTAAGCCAGGTGCTATGCTGATCAATACCGGAAGAGGTGGTTTGATCGATACCAAATCGATCATCAACGCCCTAAAAAAAGGGCAGATCGGATCATTAGGGATCGATGTGTATGAACAGGAAGAAAAGCTGTTTTTCAGAGACTTATCTGCCAATATTATCCAGGATGATGATATACAACGTCTCATGAGTTTTCCAAATGTGCTGATCACCGCCCATCAGGCCTTTTTCACCGATGAAGCCCTCTCACAAATTGCCAGCACTACGTTAAATAATGTGCTCCAATTAGCAAAAAATAGTAATTTGAAGGACCAGGCTGCGTTATTGGTTTAA
- a CDS encoding response regulator transcription factor, which yields MEDKKKYKILLCEDDTNLGMVLKNYLEINDYDVTLERDGRLGLAAFQREKYDICLLDVMMPNMDGFTLAEEIRDVDPDIPLFFLSAKTMKEDIIQGYKLGADDYITKPFDSEVLLLKIKAILKRNEEENKGNDNVEFDLGKYHFNPKLRELKNGDSTQTLSPKENELLKMLAEHKNDLLPRERALKKIWGSDTYFNGRSMDVYIAKLRKYLKEDADIEIVNIHGNGFRLVAP from the coding sequence ATGGAAGACAAGAAAAAGTACAAGATCTTATTGTGCGAGGATGATACGAACCTTGGAATGGTATTAAAGAACTATTTAGAAATCAATGATTATGATGTAACCCTAGAAAGAGACGGTCGTTTAGGTCTGGCTGCTTTTCAGCGTGAAAAATATGATATCTGCTTACTCGATGTAATGATGCCCAACATGGACGGCTTCACATTGGCTGAAGAGATCCGTGATGTGGATCCTGATATTCCTTTGTTCTTCCTGAGTGCAAAAACCATGAAAGAGGATATTATTCAGGGTTATAAGCTCGGTGCTGATGATTATATCACCAAACCTTTTGATAGTGAAGTTTTATTACTCAAGATCAAAGCCATCCTCAAAAGAAATGAGGAAGAGAATAAAGGGAATGATAATGTAGAATTCGATCTGGGCAAGTACCATTTCAATCCAAAACTCCGTGAATTGAAAAATGGTGATAGTACACAAACATTATCACCCAAAGAGAATGAGCTATTGAAGATGCTTGCGGAACACAAGAATGATCTTTTACCCCGTGAACGTGCATTAAAAAAGATCTGGGGTAGTGATACTTATTTCAATGGAAGAAGTATGGATGTATACATCGCCAAGTTGCGTAAATACCTCAAAGAGGATGCAGATATTGAGATCGTGAATATCCACGGTAATGGATTCAGATTGGTAGCACCTTAG
- a CDS encoding ATP-dependent DNA helicase RecQ: protein MTTPLSILQHYWKYDQFRPMQEEIIQSVLDGKDTLALLPTGGGKSICFQVPALLMDGLCLVISPLIALMQDQVAHLIEKGIAAATLNSGMSYGEVRSLLQKASRGDYKFLYVSPERIESALFKEYLPVLDINLIAVDEAHCISQWGYDFRPPYLRIAALREELSNVTIIALTASATEKVQEDIIQKLALNHTSVFRQSFERPALSYSSFEAESKMNKLIQILQGVPGSSIVYTNSRKLTKEVCQLLQLQGILADYYHAGLTQDERERKQKAWIQDQTRVMVCTNAFGMGIDKPNVRSVIHYNIPDCLENYYQEAGRAGRDGKKSFAVLLYHLNDIEQLKNLPDKKFPPLTTIQSVYQSLADFFQLPVGTGEGAYFDFDLRQFTENFKLDTTTVINTLKVLEQEGHISFAESIFLPSQVMFVTDKDALYAFETAQPQLEGLIKILLRTYEGIFDNRVSIFESSLAKVMRTEQAVIQQQLKELAAYGIIEYLPKKDSPQIHYLLNRAPAKYLHIDHDAYHERKQNYTARVSDMIRYVTDQDSCRSKYIGNYFGDTQLSACGICDHCLAKKKKELSPEDFSVIENNIRIKLTGTTLSIETLLAQLSTFSKEKIWTVLDFMQTENALMIGEDGKVSLL from the coding sequence ATGACCACCCCACTTTCCATTCTTCAACACTACTGGAAGTATGATCAATTCCGACCAATGCAGGAAGAGATCATTCAATCGGTGTTGGATGGAAAAGACACACTCGCATTATTACCAACAGGAGGAGGAAAATCCATTTGCTTTCAGGTTCCTGCTTTACTTATGGATGGACTTTGCTTAGTGATCAGTCCATTGATCGCCCTGATGCAAGATCAAGTGGCTCACCTGATTGAAAAAGGCATTGCTGCTGCCACTTTGAATAGCGGGATGAGTTATGGAGAAGTGAGGAGCTTATTACAAAAAGCATCCCGGGGCGATTATAAATTCTTGTATGTATCCCCGGAAAGAATTGAATCTGCTTTATTCAAAGAATACTTACCGGTTTTAGATATCAATCTGATCGCTGTAGATGAAGCGCATTGTATTTCTCAATGGGGATATGATTTCAGACCACCATATTTACGCATTGCTGCTTTACGTGAGGAGTTATCGAATGTTACAATAATAGCACTTACTGCTTCTGCAACTGAAAAAGTACAAGAGGATATCATTCAAAAACTGGCATTGAATCATACTTCTGTTTTTCGTCAGTCGTTTGAACGTCCCGCACTATCCTACAGTTCTTTTGAAGCAGAAAGCAAGATGAATAAACTGATACAAATCTTACAAGGAGTTCCGGGTAGTAGCATTGTTTATACCAATAGTAGAAAACTAACTAAGGAAGTTTGCCAGCTACTACAGTTACAGGGCATTTTAGCAGATTATTATCATGCCGGATTAACACAAGACGAAAGAGAACGAAAACAAAAAGCCTGGATACAGGACCAAACAAGGGTAATGGTTTGTACCAATGCATTTGGAATGGGCATCGATAAACCCAATGTTCGCTCCGTTATTCATTATAATATACCCGACTGTTTAGAAAACTATTACCAAGAAGCTGGTCGTGCGGGGCGGGACGGTAAAAAATCATTTGCAGTTTTATTGTACCATCTAAACGACATCGAACAATTAAAAAATCTACCCGACAAAAAGTTTCCTCCGTTAACGACTATTCAATCAGTGTATCAATCGCTGGCTGATTTTTTTCAATTACCCGTCGGAACCGGCGAAGGTGCTTACTTTGATTTTGATCTCAGACAATTCACAGAAAATTTCAAATTAGATACTACTACAGTTATCAATACACTGAAAGTACTGGAACAAGAAGGCCATATCAGTTTTGCCGAAAGTATTTTCCTCCCTTCACAGGTCATGTTTGTAACGGATAAAGATGCTCTGTATGCGTTTGAAACAGCTCAACCACAATTAGAAGGACTTATCAAAATATTACTTCGCACTTATGAAGGCATTTTTGATAATCGTGTTTCGATTTTTGAATCTTCACTGGCAAAAGTGATGCGAACAGAACAAGCAGTTATACAGCAGCAATTAAAAGAATTGGCAGCCTATGGTATCATTGAATATCTACCGAAAAAAGATTCACCTCAGATACACTACTTACTCAATCGGGCGCCGGCCAAATACTTACATATAGATCATGATGCTTATCATGAAAGGAAACAAAACTATACTGCTCGTGTATCCGATATGATCCGTTATGTTACCGATCAAGATAGTTGTAGAAGTAAATATATTGGTAACTATTTCGGCGATACACAATTATCTGCCTGTGGCATTTGTGATCATTGTCTTGCAAAGAAGAAAAAAGAATTAAGCCCAGAGGATTTTAGCGTTATTGAAAACAATATTCGGATCAAACTTACCGGCACAACGCTCTCCATTGAAACGCTTCTGGCACAACTGTCTACCTTTTCGAAAGAAAAAATATGGACTGTGTTAGATTTTATGCAAACAGAGAATGCGCTGATGATCGGTGAAGATGGGAAAGTCTCTCTTTTGTAA